TGTAAAATCCTGCTATTGCCAGAATCGTTGTGACGATGTAACCCCGGTTGAGCGCAACGACGGGGTCCCCATCCTCCCTTGTGCTCACGATAAAAACGCCGATGATTGTGCCTATAAGACCGAAAGCGCGCGCGACGAGCGGAAACATGATGCCGTTGATGCCTAGAATCGGATAGAGGGCGATACCGAGCACCATGGCCCCGATGTTCTCCGCCGCCGTTGACTCAAATAGGTCGGCCCCCCTGCCCGCGCAGTCGCCGACGTTGTCCCCGACCAGGTCCGCGATGACCGCGGCATTGCGCGGATCGTCCTCTGGGATACCTTTCTCTACCTTGCCCACGAGGTCGGCTCCGACGTCCGCCGCTTTTGTGTAGATGCCACCGCCGAGCTGGGCAAAGAGAGCGACGAAGGAAGCTCCGAAGCCGAAGCCAACGATGAGCAGGGGCGTGAGCCTCGGGTCCTGGCCGATGCCGTATAAATAATAAATTCCCGCGACGCCAATCAGGCTCATTGCCACGACCGCAAAGCCCGATACCGCCCCTCCCCTGAGCGCAATCTGGAGGGCCCGGTTCAGACTGCTTCTCGCGGCGCTTGCCGCTCTGATGTTGGAGCGAATCGAGACGAACATCCCAATGTAGCCCGCGATCGAGGAGCAAAGGGCGCCGAGCACGAACGCCCCCGCGGTCTTTCCGCCCTCCATCCAATTCCCGGAGCCCAGGCCGATGGCGAGCGCGAGGATTACTGCTACTATCCCCGCAATCATCCAGATGGTAGAGTACTGGGTCTTGAGAAAGGCCTCCGCGCCCTCCTTTATAGCGTCCGAGACTGCCCTCATCTCCTTGCTGCCCGTGTCCTGCTTTAGCACCCAAATAGTCAGGAAGCCGGCGAAGAGGAGTCCCGCGAAGCCGCCTAGCGGAACGACGAGAATACAGCTCGAGGCAGCCGGCGGCACCGAGACCTCGACATCACGCGTAGCGCTGTCGGTTATGTCGCCTGTGACATTGACGGCAATCCTGTGAGTTCCTTCCGTGGCCTTCCATTTGACCGTGAAGTCATTTTTGCTTTTCCCCGGAATCGTTTTCCCCGTGAGGTTTCCACCCTCGACAGGACTGCCATCGATTGTGATATGAACGTTCACCGTGGCGGCATCGGGGAGTGTGTTGTGGATGATTGCGTGAATCTCCACGTCGTCCCCCGAGACCGGGTTCTCCACTATAATTACTCCACCCGGGGTCCTCACCTTGAGCTGAAGCTCGACATAGGAGCTCCCGACCGGTTCGGCTCCAAAAGATGATGAGGCACCGGTGCACACAAGAACCAAGACCGCCAGAATCAGAATTCCCGCGCTCTCTCTCCACCTCATCCGTTTCGTGCGAATCCCCCTTTCTGGCGGGGGCATGAACAATCCCATAAATAAGAATTGCGAGACAACGCGCTCCGGCACCTCAGCCCGTGCCCTTCTCTCTCAAGAGCGGCTGAAGAGCCGGGTGGACCATGAAGGTCTCCCCCTTCCCGAAATACTCGATTACTGCGCCTAGGTCCAGAAGCGAATCAAGCACAGCGTCCACGGGCGAGCCCTTTTCGAGATTTACCCGTGCGAGCCTCTGCCACTCCTCCGGGCTCAGGAGCCGCCTCATCTCCCGCCTGTAGTCCTCGAGCACCCGCTCCACGACGCTCGCAGTGATGCGGCTCCTGCCCTGTATTGACG
This genomic stretch from Thermoplasmata archaeon harbors:
- a CDS encoding sodium-translocating pyrophosphatase, which produces MRWRESAGILILAVLVLVCTGASSSFGAEPVGSSYVELQLKVRTPGGVIIVENPVSGDDVEIHAIIHNTLPDAATVNVHITIDGSPVEGGNLTGKTIPGKSKNDFTVKWKATEGTHRIAVNVTGDITDSATRDVEVSVPPAASSCILVVPLGGFAGLLFAGFLTIWVLKQDTGSKEMRAVSDAIKEGAEAFLKTQYSTIWMIAGIVAVILALAIGLGSGNWMEGGKTAGAFVLGALCSSIAGYIGMFVSIRSNIRAASAARSSLNRALQIALRGGAVSGFAVVAMSLIGVAGIYYLYGIGQDPRLTPLLIVGFGFGASFVALFAQLGGGIYTKAADVGADLVGKVEKGIPEDDPRNAAVIADLVGDNVGDCAGRGADLFESTAAENIGAMVLGIALYPILGINGIMFPLVARAFGLIGTIIGVFIVSTREDGDPVVALNRGYIVTTILAIAGFYIACSQMLHSNWYFAAGLTGILTSWAFVYITQYYTESKYRPVQEIAKASRTGPATTILSGFSVGMECTGIPVVVVSIALFTAFKFGEWGAGDLSINPLAGGFYGTAIATMGMLSVCAYILAMDTFGPIADNAGGIAEMSRQPEEVRRKIDRLDAVGNTTKALTKGYAVGSAALAAFLLFSAYLEASHLTHIALDKVEVFIGGMMGAMLIFVFSAYAIRAVGKAASSVIVEVRRQFREKPGIMTYEEKPDYGRAVSIVTKSALKEMIVPGLLAVIVPVLVGFFLRAEALGATLMVGTIVGFILAMVLNNGGGAWDNAKKFVEEFGKIRAKDLRENKDILKGVRERAPEIYNDLVKRAEESEDDAIIFGKTSEMHKAAVVGDTVGDPFKDTAGPSLHVLIKLLSTITLVLAPLFVGTL